The following coding sequences lie in one Rhizobium rhododendri genomic window:
- a CDS encoding aa3-type cytochrome c oxidase subunit IV: MAEHPTGPSETGAPMDYNEHEKTYSLFLNGAKLLSVFVAALLIAMAGGFFGHAGLVGGVLIFVIVAFVGYIMTR; the protein is encoded by the coding sequence ATGGCAGAACATCCGACCGGTCCATCCGAAACCGGCGCTCCGATGGACTATAACGAGCACGAGAAGACCTATTCCCTGTTCCTGAACGGCGCCAAGCTGCTGAGCGTGTTCGTGGCGGCACTGCTGATTGCCATGGCCGGCGGGTTTTTCGGACATGCGGGACTGGTAGGTGGCGTGCTTATCTTCGTGATTGTCGCCTTCGTCGGCTATATCATGACCCGCTGA
- a CDS encoding N-acyl amino acid synthase FeeM domain-containing protein has protein sequence MRNEVVQSSFSNKLLEVLDHIEYRRVETQEDMEEVARMRYRAYKLANILTLDGAKLIDAVDFDDHAYVFGVYFDERLISTVRIHHVTPDHRISITRDMYPKEIDAFLDSGMTLIDPVRFAADPEIIGEMPALPYLTLRIASMAADYFDADRVLQLVSPQHAPFYKRVFSADTVVPAQMGVGKYNIPLTLMATRTREVRTALYERFPFFISEPYERRMMFQRSKAMGSTPLTILPTARFAAANRAGTLRQA, from the coding sequence ATGCGTAACGAAGTTGTTCAAAGCAGTTTTTCAAACAAGCTTCTCGAAGTTCTGGATCACATCGAATACCGCCGCGTCGAGACACAGGAAGACATGGAAGAGGTCGCAAGGATGCGATACCGCGCCTACAAGCTCGCCAACATCCTGACACTCGATGGCGCCAAGCTTATAGATGCCGTCGATTTCGACGATCATGCCTATGTCTTCGGCGTCTATTTCGACGAACGGCTGATCAGTACGGTGCGTATTCACCACGTCACGCCGGACCACCGCATCAGCATCACCCGCGATATGTACCCGAAGGAAATCGATGCTTTTCTCGACAGCGGCATGACGCTGATCGATCCCGTCCGTTTCGCCGCCGACCCCGAGATCATCGGTGAAATGCCGGCCTTGCCGTATCTCACCCTGCGGATCGCCTCAATGGCAGCCGATTACTTCGATGCGGACAGGGTGCTGCAACTCGTCAGTCCGCAACATGCGCCGTTCTACAAACGGGTATTTTCCGCCGATACGGTCGTTCCGGCGCAAATGGGCGTCGGAAAATACAATATACCGCTGACGCTGATGGCGACGCGCACGCGGGAAGTGCGAACCGCTCTCTACGAACGCTTCCCGTTTTTCATCTCCGAGCCCTACGAGCGTCGCATGATGTTCCAGCGTTCGAAAGCCATGGGCTCGACGCCGCTGACCATTCTGCCGACGGCCCGCTTTGCTGCTGCCAACCGAGCCGGAACTCTGCGGCAGGCCTGA